The DNA sequence AAATGCGCGCAAAAATTGAAACACTAGCACTTTCTGACGAAGCACGCGTTGAAGTTAATCGTCAATTGAACCGCCTTGAACGTACTGCTGCAGATTCTATGGAAGCATCGGTTACGCGCACCTATCTTGATTGGATGCTTTCAATGCCATGGGGTTCTGAAACTTCCGATAATCTTGATATAAAACACGCGCGAGAAATTCTTGATCAGGATCATCATGGCCTAAAAGAGATTAAAGAACGAATTTTGGATTTCATTTCAATCCGCAAACTTAAGCAAGATTCGCACACGCCGATCCTTTGCTTTTTTGGTCCCCCAGGAACTGGTAAAACATCACTTGGGCAATCGATCGCTAAATGTTTAGGCAGAGAATGTTTCCGCGTTTCTCTTGGCGGCGTGAAAGATGAAGCAGAGATCCGTGGCCACCGCCGCACCTATGTTGGCGCAATGCCTGGCCGCATCATTCAAGGGTTCCGCAAAGTAAAATCTCTCAACCCAGTCATTGTTATCGATGAACTTGATAAAATTGGTGCTGATTTCCGTGGAGATCCTTCAGCTGCATTGCTTGAAGTGCTCGATCCGCAACAAAACAAAACCTTCTATGATAACTATTTGGGCGTCCCGTTCGATTTATCTAAAGTTATTTTTATTGCTACAGCCAACTCACTCGATACTATTTCAGAACCGTTGCGCGATAGGATGGAAATTATTCAACTCTCTGGCTACACGCTCGATGAAAAACTGCATATTAGTAACTTGCATCTTATTAGAAAAGCGATTAAAGATGCCGGCATGGAAGATCATAATTTGAATTTCCATGATGATGTGCTTAAAGATCTCGTGCTTAACTACACGCGCGAATCTGGGGTTCGTCAACTTGAGCGTTTAATTAGAAAACTGTGTTCAAAAGCGGCACGATGCTATGTAGAAGAAAATCGCACCATTAGTTTTGCTCCTGAAAATATTGAAAACTATTTAGGGCCGCGCCGGTTCCTTGAAGATGATGTCAATAAAGAAAATCATGTTGGGGTAACGAACGGCCTTGCATGGACTTCTTATGGTGGAGAAATGATTCGCATCGAAGCGGTTGCAATGCCAGGAAAAGGCCGCTTGATTTTAACGGGGCAACTTGGCAACGTGATGAAAGAATCTGCTCAAGCGGCAATGAGTTATGCGCGCGCGCACTCAAAAGAGTTCAATATTAATAGCAAAATGTTCACGCATTACGATCTGCATATCCACGTTCCGGCTGGTGCAATACCTAAAGACGGCCCGTCTGCAGGAATCGCGATGCTTACTTCGATTCTCTCAGCGCTGACCTTGCGTCCAATTAACGCACAATTTGCTATGACCGGAGAGTTAAATCTTCATGGCGATGTGATGCCTATTGGCGGCGTTAAGGAAAAGATCCTGACGGCAAAACGTAATCGCGTTCCTCATGTGATTTTACCGCAGAAAAATAAGTGCGATTTAGTTGGCCAAGAAGATATTGTAAAAGATATTAATGTCATTTGGGTAACGCATGCAAATGAAGTATTGAGCCATGTACTCATGCCAGAAACGAAGGAAAAACATTAATTGAAAGTGTTAACTATTGGTGGCGCCACGCAAGATATCTACATTGTGCCCAAACAGCTTGAAACACTCAACTTAAAAGGGACTTCCTATCTTGCTCTGGAAGTTGATACTAAAATAGAACTTGACACAATACTCTACTCTACCGGCGGAGGAGCTACCAACTCCGCCGTTTCTTTTTCTCGCCTCGGGTTTCAAACATTTATTAATTGCCTGATTGGCAACGATCTTGCAGCGCATGCAATTATTCAAAAACTTGAACAAGAAAATGTAAACACAAGCTATGTTCATACCACCGATGAATCGCAAACGGGCAGATCGTTTATCATTCCTTCGGCAGGAGGAAAACGAACTATTTTATCGTTTCGCGGCGCAAACACCAATTTGCGGCGGGAGCATCTGCCACTTTCAATACTGAAACAATTTGACCTCGTGTATATAACTTCATTAAGCGATGCGGCAGCCCATCTTTTGTTGCCAATAGCGCTCAAGGCGCGTGAACTTGGCGTAAAAATAGCGACAAATCCAGGCGGCAGCCAACTGAAAGCAGGAACCGGTGCAAAGGTTCTTTTTGAATCACTTAATGCTATAGATATTTTGATTTTAAATGCACAAGAAGCTGAACTTTTTATGGGAACGATTTCAAAAGAATATTTAAAATCTGGCTC is a window from the Candidatus Babeliales bacterium genome containing:
- the lon gene encoding endopeptidase La, whose product is MKTLSSKNIKETIPDILPVIPTMDVVVFPHMIVPLLVLDERIIKGVQEAVEGSKLVMLLASKKQIDNHETAIGTQDLFSIGTVASIMRLVKIPEGGIKVLVQGLHKATASEIITDNSILSARVQVLNHEDMPESAEVVAQIKNIKELTERMDAAGQTFSPDFHTILSKMQDPQKIADFILSHLSLSVVDAQGLLEKPTLREFLEVIYLLLSRELEVAEVQERVKNRARESMNKSQKEFYLREQLKAIKKELGEDDVEDVEEMRAKIETLALSDEARVEVNRQLNRLERTAADSMEASVTRTYLDWMLSMPWGSETSDNLDIKHAREILDQDHHGLKEIKERILDFISIRKLKQDSHTPILCFFGPPGTGKTSLGQSIAKCLGRECFRVSLGGVKDEAEIRGHRRTYVGAMPGRIIQGFRKVKSLNPVIVIDELDKIGADFRGDPSAALLEVLDPQQNKTFYDNYLGVPFDLSKVIFIATANSLDTISEPLRDRMEIIQLSGYTLDEKLHISNLHLIRKAIKDAGMEDHNLNFHDDVLKDLVLNYTRESGVRQLERLIRKLCSKAARCYVEENRTISFAPENIENYLGPRRFLEDDVNKENHVGVTNGLAWTSYGGEMIRIEAVAMPGKGRLILTGQLGNVMKESAQAAMSYARAHSKEFNINSKMFTHYDLHIHVPAGAIPKDGPSAGIAMLTSILSALTLRPINAQFAMTGELNLHGDVMPIGGVKEKILTAKRNRVPHVILPQKNKCDLVGQEDIVKDINVIWVTHANEVLSHVLMPETKEKH
- a CDS encoding carbohydrate kinase family protein, whose protein sequence is MLTIGGATQDIYIVPKQLETLNLKGTSYLALEVDTKIELDTILYSTGGGATNSAVSFSRLGFQTFINCLIGNDLAAHAIIQKLEQENVNTSYVHTTDESQTGRSFIIPSAGGKRTILSFRGANTNLRREHLPLSILKQFDLVYITSLSDAAAHLLLPIALKARELGVKIATNPGGSQLKAGTGAKVLFESLNAIDILILNAQEAELFMGTISKEYLKSGSPIGQKTNNLPPLLHGTSCFSLLDYCATVIAQGPKIVVVTNGADGVYVATQNEILFHPALKIDVINTVGAGDSFGSCFVASIMQGKSVELALMNGMINSGSVLLHHDAKEGLLTQHALERKVHAATQIIQKFSLN